Proteins co-encoded in one uncultured Draconibacterium sp. genomic window:
- a CDS encoding GNAT family N-acetyltransferase yields MKNKDASFVWDYSEALDKINNISKMKVKVYLETERTVMRNLTVDDAEDFYSLNLDLEILKYTGDEPFETLEDAKTFLSDYDQYEKYGVGRLAVIEKATSKFIGWCGLKYNPNEDIYDLGFRFFKQYWNRGFATETAKKCIDFGFNDLKLNRIVGRAMKENIASIKVLEKIGMNFKENFDFDGYEGVIYERKK; encoded by the coding sequence TTGAAAAACAAGGATGCCTCATTTGTATGGGATTATTCAGAAGCATTAGATAAAATAAATAACATCTCTAAAATGAAAGTAAAAGTTTATCTGGAAACTGAAAGAACAGTTATGCGAAACTTGACAGTTGACGATGCAGAAGACTTTTATTCTCTTAATCTTGATCTAGAAATACTGAAATATACGGGAGACGAACCTTTTGAAACTTTAGAAGATGCAAAAACTTTTTTGAGCGACTATGACCAATATGAGAAATATGGAGTTGGACGACTTGCAGTAATCGAGAAAGCGACTTCAAAATTTATTGGTTGGTGCGGACTCAAATATAATCCCAATGAAGATATATATGATTTGGGATTTAGATTTTTTAAACAATATTGGAACCGGGGTTTTGCAACCGAAACAGCAAAAAAATGCATTGACTTTGGTTTCAATGATCTAAAACTGAATAGAATTGTAGGAAGGGCTATGAAAGAAAATATTGCATCAATCAAAGTTCTTGAAAAAATAGGAATGAATTTTAAAGAAAATTTTGACTTTGACGGATACGAAGGAGTTATTTATGAACGTAAAAAGTAA